One Manduca sexta isolate Smith_Timp_Sample1 chromosome 28, JHU_Msex_v1.0, whole genome shotgun sequence DNA window includes the following coding sequences:
- the LOC115442112 gene encoding uncharacterized protein C1683.06c, whose translation MKSVYNSSRKHTVVIMQKIIFYCTLSICVTLCAGGREQSTQKVIIDNDAGGDDAMAIFLALLYEKYFDGPEIIALTTGNGNTDENNVCINNQQILKIAKRQDIPIYRGSKTSLVTTPASVHYYGHDGMGDNNEVYSGLIEPHKQNAITALIELSKEHEGKLSVITIGTLSNIAIALKYDADFLNRLAHLYVGAGHIYSSEDPAPEFNALMDVEGYHVVMQYATPDKVTIFPYSQTRAHCNFSRDWRINKLGSLNTTIMRNQNKHERVSLKKSDRWLSLDPSVVATTINPDLVKEYKYVKNDIIMCGDQRGINTNKFVEKDKANARMVFSVKTEEYRQFLMEVFSAGD comes from the exons ATGAAATCAGTATATAACAGTTCGCGTAAACACACAGTTGTTATcatgcaaaaaattatattttattgtacgtTATCTATTTGTGTCACTCTATGTGCGGGAGGACG TGAACAGAGTACACAGAAGGTGATTATAGACAATGATGCTGGTGGAGATGATGCTATGGCCATTTTCTTGGCTTTActttacgaaaaatattttgatgg ACCAGAAATAATAGCATTAACAACAGGCAATGGAAATACAGATGAAAACAACGTTTGCATCAATAATCAGCAAATACTTAAAATTGCAAAGAGACAAGAT ATACCAATATACAGAGGtagtaaaacgtcattggtaaCAACTCCTGCGTCTGTTCATTACTATGGCCATGATGGAATGGGCGATAACAATGAAGTTTATTCTGGTTTAATAGAGCCTCATAAGCAGAATGCTATCACTGCTCTTATAGAATTATCGAAGGAACATGAAG GAAAATTATCAGTAATTACAATAGGAACACTAAGCAATATAGCGATTGCCCTTAAATATGACGCGGACTTTCTGAATCGATTGGCACATCTTTACGTTGGGGCTGGACACATTTACA GTTCCGAAGACCCTGCGCCAGAATTTAACGCTCTGATGGATGTAGAAGGATACCACGTGGTCATGCAATATGCTACTCCTGACAAAGTCACAATATTCCCTTATTCACAAACGAGAGCTCACTGCAATTTCAGCAGA gacTGGAGAATTAATAAACTAGGGTCTTTAAACACAACAATAATGCGGAACCAAAATAAACACGAGAGAGTATCGCTGAAGAAGAGCGATAGATGGCTGTCATTAGATCCTTCCGTGGTTGCAACAACCATCAATCCTGACTTGGTGAAAGAGTATAAATACGTGAAAAATGACATTATTATGTGTG GAGACCAAAGAGGAATCAATACAAACAAATTCGTTGAAAAAGACAAAGCTAATGCCAGAATGGTGTTTTCAGTGAAAACAGAGGAGTACAGGCAATTTCTAATGGAAGTATTTTCAGCGGGGGATTGA
- the LOC115442075 gene encoding gustatory receptor for sugar taste 64f, giving the protein MSRVSDAVKKIKLLNRNDLERRLNITNKWPCSLHSTIRHTLLCSRLLGLLPLSGLMKSSSGELRFTFRSIYTIYYLVTLFGQTLMFVMTCCWLVQNGISLPNITNSVFYSSSLISSLILLNIGRFWPKLITKAEEIESTLPPFTSNVTLWCNITMVFTLAAALVEHLLSVFYGLTVAYSCNPKDMCETFFRFNMPWIFDYTPYTLWKGILSEIFNLQSTFIWSYNDLLLMVISIYLTEHFTVHNELLKIAVKEENFSCAEFRTQYLKIVRLVRLINGQFGIYILTSFGINLYWICTQLFYSLKRTQTGHFIACQYRNAHNFMVLQMFFCKHYPYLLQVERFIAQINNIKVALSGLDFFYVTRKMILTLLGTIVTYELVLLQFNK; this is encoded by the exons ATGTCTCGCGTTTCCGatgcagtaaaaaaaatcaaattattaaatcGAAATGATTTGGAGAGaagattaaatataactaataaatggCCTTGCAGCCTTCACTCAACAATAAGACACACTTTACTGTGTAGTCGTTTGTTGGGCCTACTTCCCTTAAGTGGTTTGATGAAGTCTTCTAGCGGAGAGCTCAG ATTTACGTTTCGATCCATTTACACTATTTACTATTTAGTAACACTTTTTGGTCAAACGTTGATGTTTGTCATGACTTGCTGCTGGCTTGTCCAAAATGGTATCTCGTTGCCGAATATAA CAAATTCAGTTTTCTATTCTTCAAGTCTAATATCATCGCTGATATTGCTGAACATTGGCAGATTTTGGCCGAAGTTAATAACCAAGGCCGAGGAGATAGAATCCACATTACCTCCATTTACAAGCAACGTCACTTTGTGGTGCAATATTACCATGGTGTTCACTCTAGCAGCAGCTTTAG tggAGCATCTACTTTCTGTATTTTATGGGCTCACGGTGGCATACTCCTGCAACCCCAAAGATATGTGCGAAACGTTTTTCCGGTTCAACATGCCATGGATTTTTGACTACACACCCTACACTCTGTGGAAAGGAATTTTAAGCGAG ATATTTAATCTTCAATCCACGTTTATATGGAGCTACAACGATTTGCTGCTAATGgtgataagtatttatttaacggAGCATTTTACTGTTCACAATGAATTGCTGAAGATAGCTGTTAAGGAG GAGAATTTTTCTTGTGCTGAATTTCGTActcaatatttgaaaatagtacGTTTGGTGAGATTAATTAACGGGCAATTTGGAATTTACATACTCACGTCCTTCGGTATAAACTTGTATTGGATTTGCACTCAACTGTTTTACAGCttaaa AAGAACGCAAACCGGTCATTTTATCGCTTGCCAGTACCGAAATGCACACAATTTCAT GGTTCTTCAGATGTTTTTCTGTAAACATTACCCGTATTTATTGCAGGTAGAGAGGTTTATAGCACAAATTAACAACATCAAAGTGGCACTGAGCGGCTTAGACTTTTTCTACGTGACTAGAAAAATGATCTTAACT TTGCTCGGGACAATCGTGACCTACGAACTAGTGTTActgcaatttaataaataa